From the genome of Bradyrhizobium elkanii USDA 76, one region includes:
- a CDS encoding type II toxin-antitoxin system HicB family antitoxin, which yields MAHYVAIIEDAGPDYAVGVWFPDLPGCTSAGDDIDEALRNAPEALKLYAEGLRDDGQELPRPRTLTELKADPEVADDLKTYMVALVELPVRAHAAE from the coding sequence TTGGCTCACTACGTTGCCATCATTGAGGACGCCGGACCGGACTACGCCGTAGGCGTCTGGTTTCCGGACCTGCCCGGCTGCACGTCCGCGGGCGATGATATCGACGAGGCTTTGCGCAATGCCCCTGAGGCGCTGAAGCTCTATGCCGAGGGCCTAAGGGACGATGGACAGGAACTGCCCCGCCCCCGGACATTGACCGAGTTGAAGGCAGACCCCGAAGTCGCCGACGACCTGAAAACCTACATGGTCGCATTGGTCGAACTGCCCGTCAGAGCGCACGCCGCGGAATAA
- a CDS encoding type II toxin-antitoxin system HicA family toxin, producing the protein MLTNSRDIIRRLKREGWSLVRVAGSHHVFKNPRSGETLVVPHPKKDLGKGLVRAIYKGAGWKPD; encoded by the coding sequence ATGTTGACCAACAGCCGCGATATCATTCGGCGCCTGAAGCGAGAGGGATGGAGCCTTGTCCGGGTTGCCGGTTCTCACCACGTCTTCAAGAATCCCCGGTCGGGCGAAACGCTGGTCGTTCCGCACCCCAAGAAGGACTTGGGAAAAGGCTTGGTGCGTGCCATTTATAAGGGAGCGGGTTGGAAACCCGATTGA
- a CDS encoding OmpA family protein gives MMRLSARGTREISLSGLLGALLVLAMPLSPMQAQTAVTRDDIIAKLNHFETDAAIDVPALRLQTLERSKSRSRNEPPPSSRPPIAPDLTKLPAFNVDVRFDVDTPIVMPESYATVGRIADALTHSALLPYTFLIVGHIESGGRRDNNVLLSQRRADAIRDILVNTYKIAPKRLQSIGLGEEQLLDPARPNAPVNSQVQIMLVAKLADAEPPAHPAPAAAAKKPAKSAKKH, from the coding sequence ATGATGCGGCTGTCGGCACGAGGCACGCGCGAGATCAGTCTGTCGGGTTTGCTCGGCGCGCTGCTCGTGCTGGCGATGCCGCTCTCGCCGATGCAGGCGCAGACCGCCGTCACGCGCGACGACATCATCGCCAAGCTCAATCATTTCGAGACCGACGCCGCGATCGATGTCCCGGCGTTGCGCCTGCAGACGCTGGAACGATCGAAGTCGCGATCGAGGAACGAGCCACCGCCCTCGAGCCGGCCGCCGATCGCCCCCGACCTGACCAAACTGCCGGCGTTCAATGTCGATGTCAGGTTCGACGTCGACACGCCGATCGTGATGCCGGAGTCCTATGCGACCGTCGGACGGATCGCCGACGCGCTGACGCATTCCGCGCTGCTGCCCTACACTTTCCTGATCGTCGGCCACATCGAATCGGGCGGACGGCGCGACAACAACGTGCTGCTGAGCCAGCGGCGCGCCGACGCGATCCGCGACATCCTGGTCAACACCTACAAGATCGCGCCGAAACGCCTGCAGTCGATCGGGCTCGGCGAAGAGCAGTTGCTCGACCCCGCCCGTCCCAACGCGCCGGTCAACAGCCAGGTGCAGATCATGCTGGTCGCGAAGCTCGCCGACGCCGAGCCGCCCGCGCACCCCGCCCCGGCGGCCGCCGCCAAGAAGCCGGCGAAATCGGCGAAGAAGCACTAG